Proteins encoded by one window of Pseudomonas coleopterorum:
- a CDS encoding NAD(P)/FAD-dependent oxidoreductase: protein MSELRQQCLWEHITARPPHTAALASVVKADVCVIGGGITGLCAAIELLEQGKRVVLLDASEIGTGGSGRNVGLVNAGTWIPPDEVEQTLGSAVGGRLNTVLGGAPAEVFALIERYGIDCQAHNDGTLHMAHNANGVADLKSRCEQWQRRGADVELLTGAQCVDYCGTEKIEAALLDRRAGTINPMAYTRGLGAAVQRLGGQVFQHSPVLGLEQHAGGWLVKTAKGEVNADKVLISTGAYTEGDWCNLRGQFFRGYYYQVASKPLHSAAADAVLKHGQGSWDTRLVLSSIRRDDDGRLLLGSMGRVDNKPAWFIRRWADRIQTHYFPQLGKVDWEMHWTGCIDFTPDHLMRLFEPAPGLVSVTGYNGRGNTTGTVVGKALAQFLLHEQADKLPLPFCADKPVSAPGLRTGVYETGFSLYHAGQVLRVVL, encoded by the coding sequence ATGAGCGAACTACGGCAACAATGTCTTTGGGAACACATCACCGCCAGGCCCCCTCACACGGCGGCTCTGGCCAGTGTGGTAAAGGCGGATGTCTGCGTGATCGGCGGCGGTATCACCGGGTTGTGCGCGGCCATCGAATTATTGGAGCAGGGCAAGCGCGTGGTGCTGCTCGATGCCAGTGAAATCGGCACGGGCGGCTCGGGGCGCAATGTCGGACTGGTCAACGCCGGCACCTGGATTCCGCCCGACGAAGTCGAGCAGACCCTGGGCAGTGCCGTGGGCGGTCGCCTCAACACCGTGCTCGGCGGGGCGCCGGCCGAAGTCTTCGCGCTGATCGAACGCTATGGCATCGACTGCCAGGCCCATAACGACGGCACCTTGCACATGGCCCACAACGCCAATGGCGTGGCCGACCTGAAATCGCGCTGCGAGCAATGGCAGCGGCGGGGCGCTGACGTAGAGCTGCTCACCGGGGCGCAATGCGTCGACTACTGCGGCACCGAAAAGATCGAAGCAGCCCTGCTTGACCGCCGCGCCGGCACCATCAACCCCATGGCCTACACCCGTGGCCTGGGCGCGGCGGTTCAGCGTCTGGGCGGGCAGGTTTTCCAGCATTCGCCGGTACTGGGTCTGGAACAACACGCCGGGGGCTGGCTGGTGAAGACCGCCAAAGGCGAAGTCAACGCCGACAAAGTGCTGATTTCCACCGGTGCCTACACCGAGGGCGACTGGTGCAACCTGCGCGGCCAGTTCTTCCGCGGCTACTACTATCAGGTCGCCTCCAAGCCCCTGCATTCGGCAGCCGCCGATGCCGTGCTCAAACATGGGCAAGGCTCTTGGGATACCCGCCTGGTGCTGAGCAGCATCCGCCGCGACGACGACGGCCGTCTGTTGCTCGGCAGCATGGGCCGCGTGGACAACAAACCCGCTTGGTTCATCCGCCGCTGGGCCGACCGCATCCAGACCCATTACTTCCCGCAACTGGGCAAGGTCGACTGGGAAATGCACTGGACCGGCTGCATCGACTTCACCCCCGACCACCTGATGCGCCTGTTCGAACCCGCTCCAGGGCTGGTGTCGGTGACCGGCTACAACGGCCGCGGCAACACCACCGGCACCGTCGTGGGCAAAGCCTTGGCGCAGTTCTTGTTGCATGAGCAGGCCGACAAACTGCCACTGCCGTTCTGCGCGGATAAACCGGTGTCGGCGCCTGGTTTGCGTACCGGCGTCTACGAAACCGGCTTCTCCCTCTACCACGCCGGCCAGGTCCTGCGCGTCGTTCTGTAA
- a CDS encoding aldehyde dehydrogenase family protein, protein MVDGLLESLGVAASAFKDGNHPVHTPIDGSQIASVSLESKAQVVDKIALGHEAFLAWRTVPAPRRGELVRLFGEVLRAHKAQLGELVSIEAGKITQEGLGEVQEMIDICDFAVGLSRQLYGLTIASERPGHHMRETWQPLGVVGVISAFNFPVAVWAWNTALALVAGDSVIWKPSEKTPLTALACQALFDKALEQFGDAPKGLAQLIIGDRQAGEALVDDPRVALVSATGSTRMGREVGPRVAARFGRSILELGGNNAMILAPSADLDLAVRGILFSAVGTAGQRCTTLRRVIVHSSIKDEVLARVKAAYAKVRIGDPRKDNLIGPLIDKPSFDAMQGALAKARDEGGEVFGGERQLADQYPNAYYVAPAIVEMPGQSDVVRHETFAPILYVLSYEDFDEALRLNNEVPQGLSSCIFTTDLREAERFQSAAGSDCGIANVNIGTSGAEIGGAFGGEKETGGGRESGSDAWKAYMRRQTNTVNYSRELPLAQGIVFD, encoded by the coding sequence ATGGTCGATGGCCTGCTCGAAAGCCTAGGTGTTGCGGCGAGTGCATTCAAGGATGGCAACCATCCCGTGCATACCCCGATCGATGGCAGCCAGATCGCCTCGGTGAGCCTGGAATCCAAGGCGCAGGTCGTCGACAAGATCGCTTTGGGGCACGAGGCGTTCCTGGCCTGGCGCACCGTGCCGGCACCGCGTCGCGGCGAGCTGGTGCGCCTGTTCGGTGAAGTCCTGCGCGCCCACAAGGCTCAGCTTGGCGAGCTGGTGTCGATCGAAGCCGGCAAGATCACTCAGGAAGGCCTGGGTGAAGTGCAGGAAATGATCGATATCTGCGATTTCGCCGTCGGCCTGTCTCGTCAACTGTACGGTCTGACCATCGCCTCCGAGCGCCCTGGCCACCACATGCGTGAAACCTGGCAGCCACTGGGCGTGGTGGGCGTCATCAGCGCGTTCAACTTCCCGGTGGCGGTATGGGCGTGGAACACCGCCCTGGCCCTGGTGGCCGGTGACTCGGTGATCTGGAAACCGTCGGAAAAGACCCCGCTGACCGCGCTGGCCTGCCAGGCACTGTTCGACAAGGCCCTGGAGCAGTTCGGCGATGCACCCAAGGGCCTGGCTCAACTGATCATCGGTGATCGCCAAGCCGGCGAAGCTCTGGTCGACGACCCGCGCGTCGCTTTGGTCAGTGCCACCGGCAGCACCCGCATGGGCCGCGAAGTCGGACCACGGGTCGCCGCGCGCTTCGGCCGCAGCATCCTCGAACTGGGCGGCAACAACGCCATGATTCTGGCCCCCAGCGCCGACCTCGACCTGGCCGTGCGCGGCATCCTGTTCAGTGCCGTGGGCACCGCAGGCCAGCGCTGCACCACATTGCGCCGGGTGATCGTGCACAGCTCGATCAAGGACGAAGTGCTCGCTCGGGTCAAGGCGGCTTACGCCAAGGTGCGTATCGGCGATCCGCGCAAGGACAACCTGATCGGCCCGCTGATCGACAAGCCATCCTTCGACGCCATGCAGGGTGCCCTGGCCAAGGCGCGTGACGAGGGTGGCGAAGTGTTCGGTGGCGAGCGTCAGTTGGCCGATCAATACCCGAACGCCTACTACGTGGCCCCGGCCATCGTCGAAATGCCGGGGCAGTCGGACGTCGTGCGCCACGAAACCTTCGCGCCGATCCTGTATGTCTTGAGCTACGAAGACTTCGACGAGGCCCTGCGCCTGAACAACGAAGTGCCACAGGGCCTGTCCTCGTGCATCTTCACCACCGACCTGCGCGAAGCCGAGCGTTTCCAGAGCGCGGCCGGCAGCGACTGTGGCATCGCCAACGTCAACATCGGCACCAGCGGCGCGGAAATCGGCGGCGCTTTCGGTGGCGAGAAGGAAACCGGTGGCGGCCGCGAATCCGGCTCCGATGCCTGGAAAGCCTACATGCGCCGCCAGACCAACACCGTCAATTACTCGCGCGAGCTGCCGCTGGCCCAGGGCATCGTGTTTGATTGA
- a CDS encoding LysR substrate-binding domain-containing protein, which produces MSKRLVPSMTALQCFEAAARHLSFTRAAEELHLTQSAVSKQVAQLEDMLRHHLFLRIRRRLQLTPAGSLYLAEVNKILTQVDISSRYILSYGDETEVLTVATQPSFGVGWLIPKLKGFGKAHPNIHLDIRNELEPFALLQAKADVGFFFGQGTWPGATCIELFDDQVVPVCAPDLLEQPLSNAEQLAEQVLMQCTSRPEAWHEWFLEQGLSAQNSYHGPRFDTFYMCLSAALAGCGVALVPRYLVENHLANGDLVMPWPHTMSSQGAHFVAFAEHAAEVPKVRALVDWILEQVPS; this is translated from the coding sequence ATGTCAAAACGCCTTGTTCCTTCGATGACGGCCTTGCAGTGTTTCGAAGCCGCCGCCCGCCACCTGAGCTTCACCCGCGCGGCGGAAGAACTGCACCTGACCCAGAGTGCGGTCAGCAAGCAGGTCGCACAGCTCGAAGACATGTTGCGCCATCACCTGTTCCTGCGCATTCGCCGACGTCTGCAACTGACCCCGGCGGGCTCGCTGTATCTGGCCGAGGTGAACAAGATCCTCACCCAGGTGGACATTTCCAGCCGCTACATCCTGTCCTACGGCGATGAAACCGAAGTGCTGACCGTGGCCACCCAGCCCAGCTTCGGTGTGGGTTGGCTGATTCCCAAGCTCAAGGGTTTCGGCAAGGCGCACCCCAATATTCATCTGGACATCCGCAACGAGCTGGAGCCGTTCGCGTTGCTGCAGGCCAAGGCGGACGTGGGTTTCTTCTTCGGCCAGGGCACCTGGCCCGGGGCGACCTGCATCGAGTTGTTCGACGATCAGGTGGTACCGGTGTGTGCGCCCGACCTGCTGGAACAGCCGTTGAGCAACGCCGAGCAACTGGCCGAGCAGGTGCTGATGCAATGCACGTCGCGGCCCGAAGCGTGGCACGAGTGGTTTCTGGAGCAGGGCCTGAGCGCCCAGAACAGTTATCACGGTCCCCGTTTCGATACCTTCTACATGTGCCTGAGCGCAGCACTTGCCGGCTGTGGCGTGGCGCTGGTGCCGCGTTATCTGGTGGAGAACCACCTGGCCAACGGTGATCTGGTCATGCCCTGGCCGCACACCATGAGCAGCCAGGGCGCGCATTTCGTGGCGTTTGCCGAGCATGCGGCGGAAGTCCCGAAAGTGCGTGCGCTGGTCGACTGGATCCTCGAGCAGGTCCCGTCCTGA
- the hglS gene encoding 2-oxoadipate dioxygenase/decarboxylase HglS codes for MPFVSPDQTRAAFSRAMSEMYKKEVPLYGDLMSLVGEVNRQCLEHQPELGRSLARTGEIERLDAERHGAIRVGTAAELATIARLFAVMGMQPVGYYDLTSAGVPVHSTAFRAVHEQSLQVSPFRVFTSLLRLELIEDAALREQARQLLEQRQIFTQPCLALIERFERDGGLDQASSDAFVEQALETFRWHHDATVTAAQYQSLHDAHRLIADVVAFKGPHINHLTPRTLDIDTVQALMPARGITPKAVIEGPPPRRHAILLRQTSFKALQEKVAFTDPTAGAEGSHTARFGEIEQRGAALTPKGRELYDRLLNASRTALAGFPSETNASEYMRLLGEQFGEFPDDLTQMREQDLAFFRYFASGQPSAGETTLQGLLDNGAIRCEPLVYEDFLPVSAAGIFQSNLGDDAQAEYGLGSSQEAFHQALGRAVLDELALYAQTQQRSLDDCARALGLPSLG; via the coding sequence ATGCCCTTCGTCAGTCCCGACCAGACCCGTGCCGCGTTTTCCCGCGCCATGTCCGAGATGTACAAGAAAGAAGTGCCGTTGTACGGCGACTTGATGAGCCTGGTCGGCGAGGTCAATCGTCAGTGCCTCGAGCACCAGCCGGAGCTGGGCCGATCCCTGGCCCGTACCGGCGAGATCGAGCGCCTGGATGCCGAACGCCACGGCGCGATTAGGGTTGGCACCGCCGCGGAACTGGCGACCATCGCCCGTCTGTTCGCGGTCATGGGCATGCAGCCGGTGGGTTACTACGACCTGACGTCGGCGGGGGTACCGGTGCACTCGACGGCCTTTCGGGCGGTCCACGAACAGTCACTGCAAGTGAGCCCCTTTCGCGTGTTCACCTCGCTGCTGCGCCTGGAGCTGATCGAAGACGCGGCGCTCCGCGAACAGGCCCGGCAACTGTTGGAACAGCGGCAGATCTTCACCCAGCCGTGCCTGGCGTTGATCGAGCGCTTCGAGCGCGATGGCGGCCTCGATCAGGCGAGCTCCGACGCCTTCGTCGAGCAGGCCCTGGAAACCTTCCGCTGGCACCACGACGCCACGGTGACCGCAGCCCAGTATCAAAGCCTGCACGACGCCCATCGCCTGATCGCCGACGTGGTGGCCTTCAAGGGGCCGCACATCAATCACCTGACGCCGCGCACGCTGGACATCGACACGGTGCAGGCGCTGATGCCCGCTCGCGGGATCACGCCCAAGGCCGTGATCGAAGGGCCGCCACCACGTCGTCATGCCATTCTGCTGCGTCAGACCAGCTTCAAGGCGCTGCAGGAAAAAGTCGCGTTCACCGACCCAACGGCTGGCGCCGAAGGCAGCCACACCGCGCGCTTCGGCGAGATCGAGCAACGCGGCGCGGCACTGACGCCCAAGGGACGCGAACTGTACGACCGCCTGCTGAACGCTTCGCGCACCGCACTGGCCGGGTTTCCCAGCGAGACCAACGCCTCGGAATACATGCGCCTTCTGGGTGAGCAGTTCGGTGAGTTTCCTGATGATCTGACGCAGATGCGCGAGCAGGATTTGGCATTCTTCCGCTACTTCGCCAGCGGCCAGCCGAGTGCGGGCGAAACCACACTGCAGGGGCTGCTGGACAATGGTGCCATCCGCTGCGAACCGTTGGTGTACGAAGACTTCCTGCCGGTCAGCGCCGCCGGCATCTTCCAGTCCAACCTGGGCGACGATGCCCAGGCCGAGTACGGTTTGGGGTCGAGCCAGGAGGCGTTTCATCAGGCCTTGGGGCGCGCGGTGCTCGATGAGCTTGCGCTGTACGCGCAAACCCAGCAGCGGTCGCTGGACGACTGCGCTCGCGCACTGGGGCTCCCCTCGCTAGGCTGA
- a CDS encoding methyl-accepting chemotaxis protein: MGEALSNMVVHIRNAAHEVSGRAQTLSSLSAGAYEGMEHQSGEISSMAGAVEEFSATSLDIADNMGHTQRLAQDNAQQTRIGRASMDEASNSLEQIAGALNSTAGVINTLGQRSQEIGGIVGVITSIAEQTNLLALNAAIEAARAGEQGRGFAVVADEVRSLASRTRQATDEISGMIGSIQKETANAISTMDQGNVLMREGLTRNAKVAQALAQIDEQSRSAGHQFDAISTATQEQSSTATMLSSNLQSIAMTNGEQREVVSNLAQTARELEGLAAELRQEVNRFRVGGAR; this comes from the coding sequence ATGGGCGAAGCCCTGTCGAACATGGTGGTGCACATCCGCAACGCCGCCCATGAAGTCAGCGGTCGCGCGCAAACGTTGTCGAGCCTGTCGGCGGGTGCCTATGAGGGCATGGAGCACCAGTCCGGTGAGATTTCCAGCATGGCCGGCGCGGTCGAGGAGTTCAGTGCGACGTCCCTGGACATCGCCGACAACATGGGCCACACCCAGCGTCTGGCTCAGGACAACGCCCAGCAGACCCGTATCGGCCGCGCCTCGATGGATGAAGCGTCCAATTCCCTTGAACAGATTGCCGGAGCGCTGAACAGCACCGCTGGGGTCATCAACACCCTGGGGCAGCGCTCGCAGGAAATTGGCGGCATCGTCGGGGTGATCACCTCGATTGCCGAGCAGACCAACCTGCTGGCCCTCAACGCCGCGATCGAAGCCGCCCGTGCCGGTGAGCAGGGCCGTGGCTTCGCCGTGGTCGCCGACGAGGTGCGCAGCCTGGCCTCGCGCACGCGCCAGGCCACCGACGAAATCTCCGGCATGATCGGCAGCATTCAGAAGGAAACCGCCAACGCCATCAGCACCATGGACCAGGGCAACGTGCTGATGCGTGAAGGCCTGACCCGCAACGCCAAGGTCGCCCAGGCGCTCGCGCAGATCGACGAGCAGAGCCGGTCGGCGGGGCATCAGTTCGATGCGATCAGCACCGCGACCCAGGAGCAGAGCAGCACCGCCACCATGCTCAGCAGCAACCTGCAGAGCATTGCCATGACCAATGGCGAGCAGCGTGAGGTGGTCTCCAATCTAGCGCAGACCGCTCGCGAGCTCGAAGGGCTGGCGGCGGAACTGCGTCAGGAAGTCAATCGCTTCCGTGTGGGCGGCGCCCGCTAG